GGTGGCGGAGAACCATACGGTGATCGGCGGGCTGGGCGAAGCGGTGGCCGCCGTGCTGCTGACCAACGGCGTCACGCCGCCGTTCCGTCAGATCGGCCTGCCCGACGCGTTTCTCGACGCCGGCGCGCTGCCCACCTTGCACGACCGCTACGGCATTTCCACCGAGGCGATGTGCGACACGATCAAAGGCTGGCTGCGGTAGCGGTTCATCGGTGTCGATCGGAACCGCGCGGCGTCGATCAGCGCCATGCACACGTAGCCGCCGATAGCAAACAACGTAGCAAACCATAAGCTTCATACTTAGGAGATACGCATCATGTCAGAGTCACGTCTGCTCGACGGCAAGGTCGCCGTCATTTCCGGTGGCGCGTCGCCGCGCGGCATCGGCATGGCGACCGCCCGCATGTTCGCCGCGCACGGCGCACGCATCGCCATCTTCGATCTCGACGAAAACGCCGCGGTCGAAGCCGCCGCGTCGATCGGACCCGGGCATCGCGGCTATGCCTGCAATGTGACCGACCGCGGCGCTTGCCAGGCGGCGGTCGAACGCACCGTCGCCGATTTCGGATCGATCGATATCCTGATTAACAACGCCGGCATTACCCAGGCGGTCAAGCTGCTCGAGATCGATCCGGAAAGCTGGGACCGTATCCTCGACGTCAATTTGCGCGGCGTGTTGTACCTGTCGCAAGCGGTCGTCCCGCAGATGAAGAAGCAGAAGAGCGGTTCGATCGGCTGCATGTCGTCGGTCTCGGCGCAGCGCGGCGGCGGCATTCTCGGCGGCCCGCATTACTCGGCGGCGAAGGCGGGCGTGCTGGGTCTCGCCAAGGCGATGGCGCGCGAACTCGGCAACGACGGCATCCGTGTGAACTGCGTGACGCCGGGTCTGATTCAGACCGACATCAACGCGGGCAAGATCAGCGACGACAAGCGCGGTGAAATTCTCGCCGGCATTCCCCTCAACCGCCTGGGCGTACCCGACGATGTGGCCGGCGCCTTCCTGTTCCTCGCGTCGAACCTGTCGTCGTATATTACCGGCGCGGTGATCGACGTGAACGGCGGCATGCTGATTCACGGCTAATCCTGCTCGGGCAGGACGGGCCGTTTGGCAGGAGGCCGGCGGCGCCGGAGATTCGGCAGTAGAGGACAGACGACCGCGGTGAGCCACACGTGCAGCCGCCGCGGTTCAGATTCGAAAACCATAACGACGCGCGATCCAGGATTGGAGGAAGACACCATGACAACCCGTTCTAACGCGCCGCAAGGCATCAGCCGCCGCACTTTTCTGAAGGCCGGCGCGGCCGTCTCCGCCGCCGCGCCGTTATGGAGCATCTCGCGAAGCGCGATGGCGGCCCCCGAGTTTTCATACAAGCTGGCGACCGGCCAGGACCCGACGCATCCGGTCAACGTGCGCGCCCAGGAAGCGATCAATCGCATTCGCGAAGCGACCAAGGGCCGCCTCGACATCAAACTCTTTCCACAGAATCAGCTGGGCTCCGACACCGATCTGCTGTCGCAGGTGCGCAATGGCGGCGTCGAGTTCTTCAACCAGGCCTCGTCGATTCTGGCCACGCTGACGCCCGCCGCGGGCATCGTCAACACCGGCTTCGCGTTCAAGGACTACGACGCGGTCTGGAAGGCGATGGACGGCGATCTGGGCAACTACATCCGCGCGCAGATCGGCAAGTCGGGCCTCGTGTCGGTGAGCAAGGTGTGGGACAACGGCTTCCGGCAGATCAGTTCGTCGACCCGGGCGTTGCGCGCGCCGGCCGATCTGAAAGGCTTCAAGATTCGCGTGCCGCAAGCGCCGATGCTCACCTCGCTGTTCAAGGCGCTCGACGCCGGTCCCGCGCCGATCAATTTCAACGAGCTGTATTCGGCGCTGCAAACCGGCGTGGTGGAAGGTCAGGAAAATCCGCTGCCGATCATCGCGACGGCCAAGCTCTACGAAGTGCAGAAGTACATCAGCCTCACGTCGCATGTGTGGGACGGTTACTGGATTCTCGGCAATCGCGCCGCATGGGAGCGCCTGCCTGCCGACATCCGCGCGATCGTCACGCGTGAATTCGAAACCGCCGCGATGCTGCAGCGCGCGGATATCGCCAGGCTCAGCCTGTCATTGCGCGACGATCTGAAATCGAAGGGCATCACGTTTATCGACGTCGACCGCGCGGCTTTCCGTGACGCCTTGGCCAAGACGAGCTTCTATCACGACTGGAAAGCCAAGTACGGCGACGAGGCGTGGGGGCTGCTGGAGAAGTCCGTCGGAAGACTGGGGTAATGCGATGATCTCGATCTCCTATTCGCACGAGCGGCAGCATCGGTTCGCCTGTGCGCTCGACTCCGCCCTCGGCCATCTGGTGGAGATTCCCGCCGCCTTGCTGGTGCTCGCGGAAATCGTGGTGTTGCTGGCCGGCGTGACGAGCCGCTACCTGCTGCACGCGCCGCTCGTGTGGTCCGACGAACTCGCCTCCATGCTGTTCCTGTGGCTCGCGATGCTCGGCGCCGTGATCGCCTTGCGACGCGGCGAGCATATGCGGATGACGGCGCTGGTCGGCATGGCGCCGCCGGGCGTGCGGGTCTTTCTCGACGTGGTCGCGATCGCCGCGCCGGTCGCGTTCCTCGCGATGGTGATCGGCCCGGCGATCAGCTTCGCGCAGGACGAGTCGTTCATCACCACGCCGGCACTCGAGTTGTCGAACTCGTGGCGCGCGGCCGCGTTGCCGGTCGGTTCGGCGCTGATGCTGCTGGTCGCCGTGGTGCGGCTCGCCCGCATGAGCAACTGGCGCCTGACGCTGGCTGCGATCGCAACGGTCGCTGCGCTGGTCGGCCTCTTCATGGCGCTTGGACCGCTGCTTCACGATCTCGGCAATATCAACCTGCTGATCTTCTTTGTCGGCCTGGTCGCGCTCGGTGTGCTGAGCGGCGTGCCGATTGCCTTCTCGTTTGGCCTCGCCACCTTCGGCTACCTCGCGCTGACCACGAATACGCCGATGCCGGTGGTGGTCGGCCGGATGGACGAGGGCATGTCGCATCTGATCCTGCTCTCGGTGCCGCTCTTCGTGTTTCTCGGCCAGTTGATCGAGATGACCGGCATGGCCGCGGCGATGATCGCGTTTCTCGCGAGCCTGCTGGGTCACGTGCGCGGCGGGCTGTCCTATGTGCTGGTCGGCGCGATGTATCTGGTGTCGGGCATTTCGGGCTCGAAAGCCGCGGACATGGCGGCGGTCGCGCCCGTGTTGTTTCCCGAGATGAAAGCGCGCGGTGCGAAGCCGGGCGATCTGGTCGCGCTGCTGGCCGCGACCGGCGCGCAGACCGAGACGATTCCGCCGAGCCTCGTGCTGATTACGCTCGGTTCCGTGACGGGCGTGTCGATCTCCGCGCTTTTCACGGGTGGCATGCTGCCGGGCATCGTGCTGGCGATCACCTTGTGCATCGTGGTGCAGTGGCGTTACCGGCGCGAAGACATGTCGGGCGTCAAGCGTGCGACGGGCGTCGAGATTCTGCGAAAGTTCGTCATCGCGTTTCCTGCGATCGCCTTGCCGTTTGTGATTCGCGCGGCAGTGGTCGAAGGGATTGCAACGGCAACCGAAGTCTCGACCATCGGCATTGCGTATGCCGTGCTGGCGGGCTTGCTGATCTATCGCCGCTTCGAGTGGAAGCGGCTCAAGCCGATGCTGATCGATACCGCAACCTTGTCGGGCGCGATTCTGCTGATCATCGGCGCCGCGACGAGCATGGCGTGGGCGCTCACTCAATCGGGCTTCTCGGGACAACTCGCACAGACGCTCGGCGGTTTGCCGGGCGGCGCGGCGATGTTCATGGCCGCCTCCATCTGCGTGTTCGTGATTCTCGGCAGCGTGCTCGAAGGCATTCCGGCGATCGTGCTGTTCGGCCCGCTCATGTTCCCGATCGCGCGGCAGATGGGCATTCACGATGTGCACTACGCGATGGTGGTGATCCTGTCGATGGGCGTCGGCCTGTTCGCACCGCCCTTCGGTGTGGGCTATTACTCGGCCTGCGCGGTGAGCCGCATTCATCCCGACGAAGGGATGAAACCGATTCTTGGCTACATCGCCGCGTTGATGGCCGGGCTGATCATCGTCGCGGCGGTGCCGTGGATTTCGACAGGCTTCCTGCATTGATCCGCTGACGTATGAGGCTGCGCGGTGCGGCCTCACACGACGTTCTTCCGCCTGATCCGATTCGATTCATTCTGATTGCCGCCGCCCCGCATGCCGGGGCGGCGTAGAGGAGCCTTTTGTCATGTCCACCACTGAAGCTCAGCCTGCCGCACCGATTGCTTCGAATACGCCGTCGACATCGTTATTTGCCGCAGCGACGCAAACGCCATCTCCACAGCAGGCGTCGCGATTGCCGCTGGCCGATGCGATCCGCTTCCTCTCCATCGATTCAATTCTGCGTGCGGGTGAAGGCCATCAGGGCGTGCCGCTCGGCATGGCCGAGATCGCGACAGCGTTGTTCACCCGGCATCTGAAATTCAACCCTGCCGATCCCGCCTGGCCCGACCGCGACCGCTTCGTGCTGTCCAATGGACACGGTTCGCTGCTGCTGTATTCGCTGCTCTATCTGACGGGCTATGAGGCAATCGGGATTGATCAGCTCAAGACCTTCCGCGAACTCGGTTCGCATTGCGCGGGACATCCCGAATACGATCCGGCGCATGGCATCGAGGCGACCACCGGTCCGCTGGGGCAGGGCATTGCCAACGCGTTCGGCATGGCCATCGCCGAGGCGTATCTCGCGGCGAAATTCGGCCGTGCGCTCGTCGATCACTACACGTATGCGTTCGTGGGCGACGGTTGTCTGCAGGAAGGCATCGGCCAGGAAATGATCTCGCTGGCCGGCCATCTGCGGCTCGGCAAACTGATTCTCTGCTGGGATGACAACCAGATCACCGACGACGGCAGCACGGCACTCTCGATCAGCGAGGACGTCTGCGCGCGATTTCGTGTCGCCGGTTGGCAGGTGATCGAAGTCGACGGTCACGATCTCGAAGCGGTCTCTGCGGCGTTGACGATTGCGCGCGCCGATCCGCGGCCGTCGATGATCGCGTGCAAGACGGTCATCGGCCGCGGTATCGTGCGCTTGCAAGGACAACGCGGCGGGCATAGCGGCAAGCTGTTTCAGGCGGATGCCGACGCGGCGCGTGCGCAACTCGGCTGGCCGCATGCCCCGTTCCACGTACCCTCCGACGTGCTGGGCGCATGGCGCGAGGCGGGCCGGCGCAGCAGTGAAGAATACAACGCGTGGCACGCACGCCTCGCCGCGTTACCGGACGCGCAGTGCGCCGAGTTCGAACGAGTGATGGCGGGCGGCTTGCCGGAAGGCTGGCGCGACGTGCTCGACGATTACCGCAAGCGTGCTGTGGAACGCGACGAGCCGCAGCCTGGCATCACCGTGTCCGGCGAGATCAGCGATCTGTTCGCGCCGCTACTGCCCGAACGCATGGTGGGTTGCGCCGATCTCGAAGCGCCCACGGGCCACAAACGCCAGTTGCACGCCTTCACCGCCGACGACCCCAGCGGCGCGTACGTCCACTGCGGGGTGCGCGAACATCTGATGGGCGCGATGGCCAACGGCATGGCTGCGCACGGCGGCATCGTCGCGACTAGCGTTACGTATCTGGCGTTCTCCGACTATCAGCGTCCGGCGATGCGCATGGCCGCGCTGATGGGCTTGCCGGTGCATTACGTGTTTAGCCACGACTCGATCGGCGTCGGCAAAAACGGGCCGACGCATCAGCCCGTCGAGATACTCGCCTCGTTACGCGCAATGCCGAATATGCGCGTGCTGCGTCCCGCGGATGCGGTGGAGGCCGCCGAGTGCTGGGCGCTCGCGCTCGAGCATCGGCGTGGTCCGAGCACGCTGGTTTTCGCAAGGCAGGCGTTGCCGCTGGTGCGCCGCGAGCATAGCGCCGAACCGCTATCGCGCCGCGGTGCCTATGTGCTGGCCGAAGCGGAAGGCGGCGCGCGTGTCGTGACCTTGCTCGCCACCGGCTCCGAGGTCGCGCTGGCCCTGCAGGCGCGCCGTCGATTGCAGGACGAGGGCATCGCGACCGCCGTGGTGTCGATGCCGTGTTGGGAAATCTTCGATGAACAGAGCGCCGACTATCGCGCCATGGTTCTGGGCCCGAACACGGTGCGCGTCGGTATCGAGGCGGCACTGCGTTTCGGTTGGGACCGCTATCTGGGCGAACGCGGTGGCTTTGTCGGGATGACGGGCTTCGGTGCGTCGGCTTCCGCGGAGACGTTGTACGAGCACTTCGGCATCACGGCTGAACACGTCGTGGCCGAAGCAAAGCGGCATCTATAAATCAAAAAGGACATGAGCATGCATAAGATCGCTTTTCTCGACCGCGCCACACTCGCGCCGCAAATCGTGTTGCGCGAACCGCGCTTCGCTCATCAGCTGATCGAGTATGAAAACACCGCGCCTGAGCAGGTGTTGCAGCGGCTCGCCGGTGTGTCGATCGCGATCACCAACAAGGTGGCGTTGACGCAAGACGTGCTCGATCAATTGCCCGATCTGAAGCTTGTCGCCGTCGCCGCCACGGGCACCGATTGCGTCGACAAGGCGGCTTGCCAGCGGCTCGGCATTGCCGTGTGCAATATTCGCGGCTATGCGATCAACACCGTGCCCGAGCACACCTTCGCACTGATTCTCGCGCTGCGGCGCAATCTGATCGCCTATCGGGATGACGTGCTCGCCGGCGAGTGGCAGAAGTCCGGGCAGTTCTGTTTCTTCACGCACGCGATTCACGATCTGGCAGGGGCGCGTCTTGGCATCATCGGTGAAGGGGTGCTCGGTCAGCGTGTCGCGGAAATCGGCAAAGCCTTCGGCATGCAGCCGATGTTCGCCGCGCACAAGGGGCGCGACGGCCTGGGTCCGCTTTACACGCCGTGGGACGAGGTGCTCGCCACCAGCGACATCATCACCGTGCACAGCCCGCTCACACCGAGCACGCGGAATATGCTGGCCATGCCCGAGTTCCGCGCGATGAAAAGGAAGCCTTTGATCATCAACACGGCGCGCGGCGGCCTGGTCGACGAAGGTGCATTGATGCAGGCGCTCGACGAAGGTTTGATCAGCGGCGCGGGTTTCGATGTGACTGCAAGCGAACCGCCTCTTGCTGACAATCCGCTGATGCGTGCGGCCGGCCGGAAGAACGTCATTCTGACGCCGCATGTTGCATGGGCGTCGGACGAAGCACAGCAGAGTCTTGCCGATCAATTAATGGACAACATCGAAAACTTCGTCAACGATGCGCCGAGCAATCTGGTGCAAGGGGCGTATTGATCGACAGGAGACGCAGCGTCACGATGCGCACCGATCGTCGGACGAATCGCGTTTGCGTCGAACGTGAAGAGAACTAGTTCGTTGCCGACAAAAATCTGACCGCTCCGGACGAGAAAATGGCTTCTCTCCAACCGGATGTTTCGTAGTATCGATCTATAGTCTCCGGTGGTCGCGGGCGCACAGAATGCCCGCGAATTTCCGACTATTTCGTTCGGACCCCACGACCGTTCAGCACAGATTGTTTTTTCGCATTAGCATATGGGGGTGTTCCGCGCCGCTCGGTGGATTGAATCCGCCGACCATTGCCGCTGGACAATCAACGTGTGTGGGCCGCGCAAATCATCCCCACATCAACCGATCGCAGGCTCACGCCGCGAACTCGCCGTTTGACGTGCTCTTCGAGCGAACGGCTGTCATCAATCCAATCGCATCGACTGAACGAATCGTTGGCTAATATGAGGAATGTACGTACATCATTGATAGTCGGAGTGCTTCTCCTCGAGCTGGTGTTCGGCGCTTTTTTATTGTTACAAAAAAGCCAGCGCTCGACGCCCGACGCTGACGTCGCGACAAACGGCTCGGCGGAATGGGCCGCGACTTCTCGCCAATCGGGTGACACGCATGTGACCGCGGGAACCGTGGTCGGCGCGACGCCGCTCTCCGCCAACACAGCGACCGACCCTAAACAGTCCGCGAGCGGGACAGTGGTAACCGTGTCCGACTTGCCGGCTCAGGGCGTCGTGCCAGTGCCGCGAGTGGACACACAGCCACGCGAACCGGTCGCGGTTCATCGTTACGTCGAGCCGAAGACCGACCCCGTGCCGCGAGCCGAAGGCAGGCGGGACAGTCTGCATCGTCATGGCTCGAATCCGGCCGCGTCAGCGATCACGGATCAACTGGTCAAGGAGTCCGCGCAACTCGATCCGGCATTGCCGCCGCCGGTTCAACCCGGTCGTAATGACTCGTATCGTGCCGGGTCGAACCCGGTTGCGGCTGCCATGACGGATCAACTGGTGAGACAGTCCGCGAAACTCGATCCGTCACTGCCGCCGCCAAACCAGCCCGACATGAAATAAGCGCGCAACGCGAAGCGCGGACGGCTACCGGTAGAACACGTAGTCCGCGAGATAGGGCGAGCTGCCGGATTCATGTTCTGTGGAACACGCTGCCGTCGGCGCCAACCCGCCGACGGTATGCACGCGCTGCACATACCGCACGGTTGAAAGTGCGCCGCTACCGGACGTGCTATGCGTTTCGAGCAATAGCTGGGGAATGCTCGCTCGCGTTTCGCTGGGCTGCTGCGCAAGCACGTGGCCGACGATCCGGCTGCCATCTTCCGCTTCCCATGAAGGCCCCGCGCCGTGCTTGACCGCAGCGTGGCCGCTCGCGTCGTAGAGCGTTGCCAGTGGGCTCTTGAACACCCATCCCAGACGATGCTGTGTGTCGAATTCGCACGAATAGTTCTGTACGCCGGACGCAGCGAGTGTCATCACGCGCTCGGCCTGGGGTGGGTCGATGGATGCATTCGAGGGACTGGCGGACGGCATGGCACACGCAACCAGCATGGATGCGGCGACGGTTGCGAAGCCTGCTTGCGAAACTTTCCTGAGCATGGATATCACCTCGAGTGGCGAGTGGCGAGTGGCGAGTGGCGAGTGGCGAGTGGCGAGTGGTGCATGGCGCATAGCGGTTGTGGCCGCCGGGCACGGCCGTTGAACCGGATAGTCGGGATCGTACGCGTGATCTTATATGCGCCGGGAATCGGCGTGTGCGTCACCCGCGCGACTCCAGAACCTCATGCTGCGCCCGTCGCAGCCTGGTCTGCCACGCGGGAGATCCGGTTTCGGACTACCGCGATCGCCTGCTTGAGTGCATACACGTCCTGGAAATAACGCTGCGGCATCTGGATCTGGTTGGCGTACGCATCGATGTGCTCGATCTCGTCCCGCCATTGCGCAATCTGATCCGGCGTTGGATGGCTGGTTTTCCATATTTCGTCTTCGAGCGCCTTGATCTCGCGATACCAGACCACCAGGCGTTTTTTTATGCGTGCCTCCGCCATGCGCGGCAACGCCTGTAGCAGGCCGAGCAATAAAGCCATGAAGGGGAGCAGGATCAGCAGACGTCGTTCGATGAAGCTGGCGAGCCAGAATGGCAGGTAGCGCTGCAGGAACGGGCGCCCCGTTTTGAAGTAACGCTCACTCTCTTCGGAAACGGGAAAGTCCTCGGTATTCAGATTGGGAAACACGCCAAGCGGCGTGAAGTAATCTTCGCCGCCGTGGACGGTTTTGGCCGCGTCCAGCAACAGGTAGACCAGCGCGGGATGCAGCGTGTCCTTGGCGACGAGCAACGCGGTGGCGGCGAGCAGCGTGACGTCGGTTTGCGGCAGATCGTTGACGATGCTGGTCGCGGCGCGCGGAAAAATAACCTTGGATAGCGACGGGAATTTCTGCACCAGCGCATCGGCCTGCACGAAACTCATCAGCTTGAGATTGCTGTTCAGCAGTGTTGTCTGCATGGGCGCATCGGGCCTGCCGATGAAGAAAGCCGCATCCAGTTGACCGTTTTCGAGGGCTTGATAGGACTTGACCGCGTCCATTTCGAGCAGCGTCGTATTGTCCCGCGTGATGCCGCTGTAGCCGAGCAACACCTGGGAGACGTTCAGCAGGCCGCTACCGGGAATGCCGATTGAAATCCGCTTGCCACGCAGTTGTGCCAGCCGGTTGACGGTGGATTCGCCACGGTAGAACACCCAGATGGGTTCATAGGAGACAGCGGCGATCGTCTGCAGGTGGTCGGTTTCTTTCGGACTGGTGGTGCCGGACTGGACAAAGCCCACCTCGTATTCGTTGTCCGGATCTCTCAGCCGCTGATAGTTCTCGCTCGAACCCGACGAACCGCGGATATCGAGCTTGATGCCGTCACGCTTCAGGATAGGCGCATAGCGATCTGCAAAGCCGCGATAGATCCCGTTGTCCGCGCCGGTTGTGATGACGATGGTGTGCCGGAAGGCAGGCTCGAGCATGGCCCATAGGCCCCAACCCAACGCGGCTATCAGCAGTATCGCGCCGGCGATGAGAAACCGCCGGCGACCCGGTGTCATGGGGCGTTTTTCATTGCGGTGAAGCGCTGGGTTGTGCCTGGGCATTGTTTGCCTCTCGCATTCGGCGCTGTTCGCCAGGTCTTTGCCACGCACAATCGACGCAGAGAAAACATCGAGCTCACGGCCTTGCCGATCGTTGCAGGCGCCGTTGCTCAGTTCGTTGCGTGAAGCGTTGACCTTGCCGCGCCGCTAGTGGTGTCAGACAGCCAGCATGGATAATGCAGCGCCGTGAACGCCTTGTCCATCTCCGCGCTCAGGGTGGCGATCGTCGCGACGAGCGGCGATTCAGTGCGTCGAGGACGATTGCGCGCCGTCCGGCACAAATACATAACCATGACTGCGGACGGTCTGGATGAACCGCGGCGTGGAGGGGTCCGCTTCGAGAATCCTGCGCAAGCGCCACACCTGGACATCGACACCCCGGTCGGTATGATCGTCTTTCGGGCCGTGCAGCAATTCCAGCAATTGCTCACGAGTCAGCGTGCGCATGGGGTGATCGACGAAGATCTTAAGCAGCGCGAATTCTCCCGCCGATAGCGTGAGCCGGCTGTTCTCCATTGTGAGCGCGCGCAACTCAAGATCCAGCGTGAATGGGCCGAATCCGACGACCTGTTGTTTTTCGCGCGCGGCGCCCGACGCGGTCAAGGTTCGTCGCCGCAACACGGCGCGCATGCGCGCAAGCAGTTCGCGAGGATTGAAGGGTTTGCCGATGCAGTCGTCCGCGCCCATTTCGAGCCCGACGATCCGGTCCATGTCGTCGGGCCCCGAAGCCAGAATCACGGGGACGGTGTTGCCCGCGGCGCGTAGCGTGCTCAGCGCCGCGAGGCCATTCACACCTTGCATGATCTGGTCGAGGACGATCAGATCGGGCGGGTTCCGTTCGATGTGTTCGCCGAGCGACTTCACCTCGTGCAAAACGGAGACCGCCATGCCCTCTCGTCCGAGAAAGTCGGCCAGCGACCCGAGTAGTTCGACATCGTCGTCAACGACCAGTATTTGAGTTGTCATAGTGGGGAAATCGAACGCATAGACCGGCAAACAGGGGTGCAACGACGTTGGCTTCCACCTCACGGTTGCCGGATTGGCCGCGCCGGCTTTCGGCGCCGTCAGGCTGCGCGTGATCCGCGAACGTCGTGCTCCAGCTTCTTTAACGGCGCAACCTGCGGGAATCCGTCGCCGAATGCTGTTTTTTTTAAGGTCGTGGCGCCCATCGAGCGCGCCAGGCCGGCGCCTTCCCATGCCAGGTGGCGTAGCATGGCAAACTCCGCGCGCCTATCGTCCATGTCCGATGCATCCCACTCGCCCATTACCGCCTCTTCTGTCCTTACGCGCTTTTGAAGCCGCCGCGAGGCGTCTGAGTTTCAGCCATGCGGCTCAGGAACTCTTCGTGACCCAAAGCGCCATCAGCCATCAGATCCAGAGGCTGGAATCCGACCTGGGCGTCGCATTGTTCGAGCGACGCACGCGCGCCATCGAGCTCACGCCGGAGGGAAGGGCGTACTACGGCAAGGTGCACGCGGCATTCGAACTTCTGCGAGCAGGCACGAGCGAGGTTCGCGCCCACGCCGGCGAGCGGGTCACGCTGACGGTCGGCATATTGGCGTCGTTTGCCACGCGCTGGCTGGCGCCGCGCTTGCATGCGTTCTCGGCTGCGCATCCCGGGATCGACCTGCAACTGCGACCCGAGATCGCGCTGGCCGACGTGTCCGGCGGCGAGGTCGACGTGGCGATCCGCTACGGCCGCGGCGGCTGGCCGGGCGTGCGGTCGCAGCAACTCATGCCTGAGCGTTTGTCGCTGGTTTGCATCCCGTCGCTCATCGAGGGAAAGAGCCGTCCGCGCAAGCCGCAGGACCTGCTGCGCTTTCCACTTCTGGCGTCGTATTCAAAGCATTCGTTCGAGTGGGAAGTCTGGGCGCACCGTTTCGGACTGGACCTGACCCGGGCGCAGCGCGTGCAGTTGCATGACTACAACATCGTTGTGGAAGCGGCCCTCGCGGGGCAGGGCATCGCCATGGGCCGCCATCGGCTGATTGCCCGGCAACTGGCGAGCAAAGCACTGGTCGAGGCGCTGCCCGATGCGGTGCTCGACGATCCTCGCATCGGTTGGTGGCTCGTCACACCGAAGGGGACGTTGGGCGGCCCAACGTCCGCTTTCCGCACGTGGATCACGCAGACAGCCGCGCAAGACTCGTTGGACAGCACGCATTAGTTTCGCTCATGCATGGCGTGTAAAAATTGATTGGTCACGCGCGGGTCGAGTCCATAGGATCGGAAATCCCGTACGATCGGAGGGACCGGATATGACCTCTTCGATCTGCGCACGTGAGCCGCTGTCTCCCTGACACGCGCCCACACGCGAACCCAACGCGCGCTATCGAACCATTGGACCACTGGACCAGCCATGCCTTCTTCTCTCTCGCCCGCTGCCGTGGACGCGTTGCGCGCCCGCACGCCAGGTGCTCAAAGCACCACGCATTTCAATCACGCGGGGGCCTCGCTGCCGTCGTCCGCCACGCTGGAGGCGATGCGCGCTCACCTTTGGCGCGAGGCCACGATGGGGCCGATGGAAGCCGGCGTAGCGGGACGTGAGCAGACCGAGCGCGCTCGCGTGCTGGCCGCGCGACTGCTGAACGCCCGTTCGACGGAGATCGCCCTGACCACCGGCAACTCGGCGGGGTGGGGCACCGCATTCGCCGCGTTAGGACCGTGGCGATCCGGAGAGCGGATCCTGGTCGGGCGTCACGAGTGGGGCGGGAATCTCGCGGCCATGTACCTGTCGGCGCGGCGCGCGGGCGCGACGATCGACGTCATACCGTCCGATTCCAGCGGCGCCGTGGATCCGCAGGCGCTGGAGGCTATGCTCGACGACCGTGTGCGCCTGATCGCGCTGACCTGGCTACCGGCGAACGGCGGACTGATCAATCCGGCCGCGGCGATCGGGCAGGTTGCACGCCGCCACGGCATCCCCTACTTTGTCGATGCGGCTCAGGCGGTTGGACAACTTCCTGTCGACGTCGCCGAGATCGGCTGCGACGTTCTGACCGGCGTGTGCCGCAAGGCGCTGCGCGGTCCGAGAGGCACCGGCCTGTTGTATGTGCGAGAGGATTTTCTATCCCGCCTGACGCCGGCATTCGTCGACATGCGATCCGCGCCGCTGGGTGCTGACGGCGAATCCGTCTTGCGGGACGACGCGGTGCGTTTCGAGTCGGCGGAAGCATCGCTGGCGCTGCATTGCGGGCTGGCTAACGCGTTGGAAGAGGCGTTGGAAATCGGCGTTGAGAATATTCGCGCGCGGATCGACGGCATTGCGCAAGCGTTGCGCGGGCAACTCGCTGCGATCCCCGGTGTGACCGTGCTGGATCAGGGCCGGGAGCAATCGGGGCTGGTGGCGTTCAACATAGCGGGCCTGGAGGCCGCGTCGGTGCAGCGCA
This genomic stretch from Paraburkholderia caffeinilytica harbors:
- a CDS encoding D-2-hydroxyacid dehydrogenase — its product is MHKIAFLDRATLAPQIVLREPRFAHQLIEYENTAPEQVLQRLAGVSIAITNKVALTQDVLDQLPDLKLVAVAATGTDCVDKAACQRLGIAVCNIRGYAINTVPEHTFALILALRRNLIAYRDDVLAGEWQKSGQFCFFTHAIHDLAGARLGIIGEGVLGQRVAEIGKAFGMQPMFAAHKGRDGLGPLYTPWDEVLATSDIITVHSPLTPSTRNMLAMPEFRAMKRKPLIINTARGGLVDEGALMQALDEGLISGAGFDVTASEPPLADNPLMRAAGRKNVILTPHVAWASDEAQQSLADQLMDNIENFVNDAPSNLVQGAY
- a CDS encoding DUF3455 domain-containing protein, with product MLRKVSQAGFATVAASMLVACAMPSASPSNASIDPPQAERVMTLAASGVQNYSCEFDTQHRLGWVFKSPLATLYDASGHAAVKHGAGPSWEAEDGSRIVGHVLAQQPSETRASIPQLLLETHSTSGSGALSTVRYVQRVHTVGGLAPTAACSTEHESGSSPYLADYVFYR
- a CDS encoding TAXI family TRAP transporter solute-binding subunit; this translates as MTPGRRRFLIAGAILLIAALGWGLWAMLEPAFRHTIVITTGADNGIYRGFADRYAPILKRDGIKLDIRGSSGSSENYQRLRDPDNEYEVGFVQSGTTSPKETDHLQTIAAVSYEPIWVFYRGESTVNRLAQLRGKRISIGIPGSGLLNVSQVLLGYSGITRDNTTLLEMDAVKSYQALENGQLDAAFFIGRPDAPMQTTLLNSNLKLMSFVQADALVQKFPSLSKVIFPRAATSIVNDLPQTDVTLLAATALLVAKDTLHPALVYLLLDAAKTVHGGEDYFTPLGVFPNLNTEDFPVSEESERYFKTGRPFLQRYLPFWLASFIERRLLILLPFMALLLGLLQALPRMAEARIKKRLVVWYREIKALEDEIWKTSHPTPDQIAQWRDEIEHIDAYANQIQMPQRYFQDVYALKQAIAVVRNRISRVADQAATGAA
- a CDS encoding response regulator, with protein sequence MTTQILVVDDDVELLGSLADFLGREGMAVSVLHEVKSLGEHIERNPPDLIVLDQIMQGVNGLAALSTLRAAGNTVPVILASGPDDMDRIVGLEMGADDCIGKPFNPRELLARMRAVLRRRTLTASGAAREKQQVVGFGPFTLDLELRALTMENSRLTLSAGEFALLKIFVDHPMRTLTREQLLELLHGPKDDHTDRGVDVQVWRLRRILEADPSTPRFIQTVRSHGYVFVPDGAQSSSTH
- the gcvA gene encoding transcriptional regulator GcvA, yielding MHPTRPLPPLLSLRAFEAAARRLSFSHAAQELFVTQSAISHQIQRLESDLGVALFERRTRAIELTPEGRAYYGKVHAAFELLRAGTSEVRAHAGERVTLTVGILASFATRWLAPRLHAFSAAHPGIDLQLRPEIALADVSGGEVDVAIRYGRGGWPGVRSQQLMPERLSLVCIPSLIEGKSRPRKPQDLLRFPLLASYSKHSFEWEVWAHRFGLDLTRAQRVQLHDYNIVVEAALAGQGIAMGRHRLIARQLASKALVEALPDAVLDDPRIGWWLVTPKGTLGGPTSAFRTWITQTAAQDSLDSTH
- a CDS encoding aminotransferase class V-fold PLP-dependent enzyme gives rise to the protein MPSSLSPAAVDALRARTPGAQSTTHFNHAGASLPSSATLEAMRAHLWREATMGPMEAGVAGREQTERARVLAARLLNARSTEIALTTGNSAGWGTAFAALGPWRSGERILVGRHEWGGNLAAMYLSARRAGATIDVIPSDSSGAVDPQALEAMLDDRVRLIALTWLPANGGLINPAAAIGQVARRHGIPYFVDAAQAVGQLPVDVAEIGCDVLTGVCRKALRGPRGTGLLYVREDFLSRLTPAFVDMRSAPLGADGESVLRDDAVRFESAEASLALHCGLANALEEALEIGVENIRARIDGIAQALRGQLAAIPGVTVLDQGREQSGLVAFNIAGLEAASVQRSLADRGIAIGSNGVAYTPLDMQSRGLAQIARASVSYLTTQPEIDRLLDGIRSLAR